AGCGTACTTAGAATTGGTAAAGCAGACCATAAGTAACTTTTGTACGGTGAAGGTGATCCAAGTGGCCCAAGCACAGAACAGCCATGCCGACTCTCTCGCCACATTGGCATCGTTAATTACCGAGGAGATTCCCCTACTAATCAGAGTGGAACTTGTCCCCGAGCCAAGCATTAAGGTGGCAGGAGATGAAGGGGCTGCAAGGGTCGAAGTCACAACAGTCGCAACACTTGGaccgagctggatggatcccatcaTTGATTTCTTAGCCGACGACCAAATCCCGGACGATGAGAAGGAAGCCAACAAGATTCGCAGGGTAGTTACCCGGTATTGGTTGTCCAAAGACTGGAAGCTCTATCGCAGGTCATTCGGGGGACCATATCTTTTATGCTTACACCCAGAGAAAGTAGGCCAACTCCtgaccgagctgcatgaaggggTATGCGGTAGCCATGTAGGGGGACGATCATTAGCACATCGAGCAATGACTCAAGGATTCTGGTGGCCCCAAATGCAGAAGGACACCGCGGAATATGTTCGAAAGTGTGAGCAATGTCAGAAGCATGCCCCTCTGATACACCAGCCTACCGGCCATTTGAACCCGATTAGTAGTCCTTGgccctttgcacaatgggggctggaTATACTCGGACCATTTCCCTGTGCAACGGGTAATCGAAGATTCGTTTTGGTAGCCgtcgattacttcaccaaatgggcaAAGGCGGAGGCTCTGGCTAACATCCGGGACATGGATGTGAAGAAATTCGTATGGAAGAATATAATCACCAAGTTTGGGGTTCCGGACTCCCTTATATTGGATAATGGACTGCAGTTTAACAGCCGAGCTTTCCGCGAATTTTGCAGCAACCTCGGTATCAGGGACAGGTATTCCTCTCCAGCATATCCCTAGGGTAATGGCTAGGCTGAGGTCGTGAACAAGGTAATCGTAAATGGCTTGAAGAGAAGGCTGGAAGGTGCAAAAGGCAACTGGGCCGAGAAACTACCCAATGTTTTGTGGGCATATCGAACAACTCCTTGGAGGTCTACGAGGGAGACCCATTCTCTCTCACATACAGGGCGGAGGCTGTGATACCAGCCGAGGTCAATTTATGTAGTACGCGAGTTTCAGAATTCAACATGTCCCAGAATGATGGTTAGCTGGTGGAGCGTCTAGATTCACTTGAAGAATACCGGGACACAGCGACTATACGACTAGCTGAGTATCAGCAAAAGCTTGCCCAGCGTTATAACCAAGGTGTAAAGGTGAGGGAATTCAATGCCGGAGACTTGATACTGAGGAAAGCAGTAGAAAGCATGCGAAATTCAAACGCTGGGAAGCTAGCTCAGACTTGGGAATGACTGTACAGAATTACAGCCATTGCAAGTGTAGGAGCGTATTATCTGGAAGACATGAACAAGATACCGTTGCCCCAGCCTTGGAATGCTTATAATCTTAAGAAGTTTTATCAATGACCGTCCATGCACGGAAAAATGTACTTTGTACTAACTAATATGATAACGATGTAACTAGTTCATGCAGGCCCtaccaattatattttttttagtacgTCCGGTTGATGAACATGGAGGACACTGAAGAGATTCAAGCAGTTAGTgaatttctaaggacagaagcctgcttctcgATTCGATCCCTATCACTaggcaggtggaaaccttattcaaaaatttctaaggacagaagcctgcttctcgATTCGATCCCTATCACTaggcaggtggaaaccttattcaaaaatttctaaggacagaagcctgcttcttggttcgatccctatcactgagtaggtggaaaccttatttg
This DNA window, taken from Quercus robur chromosome 2, dhQueRobu3.1, whole genome shotgun sequence, encodes the following:
- the LOC126695181 gene encoding uncharacterized protein LOC126695181, with protein sequence MVRQLEHRPWKVHVDVASSAKGIGAGIVIITLEGILLEHSFRLGFNASNNEVEYDALLTGLRAVSRLEARDVEVYSDSRLIVNQVQGSFEARDPRMKAYLELVKQTISNFCTVKVIQVAQAQNSHADSLATLASLITEEIPLLIRVELVPEPSIKVAGDEGAARVEVTTVATLGPSWMDPIIDFLADDQIPDDEKEANKIRRVVTRYWLSKDWKLYRRSFGGPYLLCLHPEKVGQLLTELHEGVCGSHVGGRSLAHRAMTQGFWWPQMQKDTAEYVRKCEQCQKHAPLIHQPTGHLNPISSPWPFAQWGLDILGPFPCATGNRRFVLVAVDYFTKWAKAEALANIRDMDVKKFVWKNIITKFGVPDSLILDNGLQFNSRAFREFCSNLGIRDRYSSPAYP